The DNA window GGGGGAAAAGCCATGACAAGCGCGGAAGACCTGAAACACCAAAGGCTGTTCGAGGACATAGAGTTATCCGAACTGCAAAGCCTGGTGCCGGTCATCGAGGAAATCGAGCTGAAAGAAGGCGACACTCTGTTTACCGAAGGAGAGGACACGCGGGGCATCTATCTCATCCGCTCCGGGAGGGTCGAGATATCCAAGGTGACGGCCGACGGCTGGAAACAGCGCCTCGCGGTCTTCGCCCAGGGGCACTTCATCGGCGAGCTCTCCATCATGGAAAAGACGGTGCACGAGGCCTCGGCAAAGGCACTGGAAGGCTCGGAGCTTCTTCTTCTGCCCAAGGAGGAGTTCTGGAAGCTGGAGAAGGAAAACGTGGCCCTCGCTTTCCAGATCGTCAAGAAAATCGCCATCATCATGAGCAAGAACCTCAGGCACATGAACCGGCGTTTCATAGACGCCCTTATTAACTACTGAGAAACGTCCGGTTTCTCGGTTTGATACATTCTTCGTCTGACAAAGACTTCTGAGACCCGAAAGGAGGACTGGATGCCGCTGGACCCAACGAAGCACGCCGACTGGGAAGTTGCCGAAGCAGCCGAGAAGAGCATGAAGACGGTCTACGAGCTGGGGGAGCAGCTCGGGCTTGAGAAAGAGGAGCTTCTGCCCCACGGCCACTACGTGGCGAAGCTGGACTTCGCGAAGATCCTCGGCCGCCTGAAGGACAAGCCCGACTGCAAGTACGTCGACGTCACCGCCATCACTCCGACCCCTCTGGGAGAGGGCAAGTCCACCACCACCATGGGCCTGACCCAGGGGCTCGGGAAGCGGGGCAGGAACGTCGTCGCCGCCATCCGGCAGCCCTCCGGCGGTCCCACCATGAACATCAAGGGCTCCGCTGCCGGCGGCGGCCTGAGCCAGTGCATTCCTCTGACGCCGTTCTCCCTGGGGCTGACCGGCGACATCAACGCCATCATGAACGCCCATAACCTCGCCATGGTCGCCCTGACCTCCCGGATGCAGCACGAGTTCAACTACTCCGACGAGCAGCTTGCCAAGCGGAACCTCCGGCGCCTGAACATCGACCCCCGCAACGTGGAGATGAAGTGGATTATCGACTTCTGCGCCCAGACCCTGAGGAACATCGTCATCGGCAGGGGGACCAAGATGGACGGCTTCATGATGGACTCGGGCTTCGCCATCGCCGTCAGCTCCGAGGTGATGGCCATTCTCTCGGTGGCCAAGGACCTCGCGGACATGCGGGCCAGGATGGGCAGAATCGTCGTGGCCTACGACAAGCAGGGCAACCCGGTGACCACCGAGGACCTGGAGGTGGCCGGGGCGATGACGGCCTGGATGGTGGAGGCCCTCAACCCCAACCTCATGCAGACCATCGAGGGGCAGCCCGTCCTGGTGCACGCCGGCCCCTTCGCCAACATAGCCATCGGCCAGAGTTCCATCATCGCCGACCGCATCGGCCTGAAGCTCGGCGAGTACCACCTCACCGAGAGCGGCTTCGGCGCGGACATCGGGTTTGAGAAGTTCTGGAACCTCAAGTGCCGGTTCTCCGGCCTCAAGCCCCACGCCGCGGTGCTCGTGGCCACCATCCGCGCCCTCAAGTGCCACGGCGGCGCTCCCATCCCCGTCCCGGGCCGCCCCATGCCCGAGGAGTACAAGGCGGAGAACGTGGGCTGGGTCGAGGAAGGCACGAAGAACCTCATCCATCACATCAATACCATCAAGAAGGCCGGCATCAACCCGGTGGTCTGCATCAACGCCTTCCACACGGACACGGAAAACGAGATCAAGGCGGTCCGCCGGCTGGCCGAGCAGGCCGGGGCCCGGGTGGCCGTCTCCACCCACTGGCAGCACGGCGGCGAAGGTGCCCTGGAGCTTGCCGACGCCGTCGTGGACGCCTGCAACGAGCCCAACGAGTTCAAGCTCCTCTACGACCTCTCCACCCCCCTGAGGACGCGCATCGAGATGATAGCCGAGCAGGTCTACGGCGCCGACGGCGTGGAGTACACCCCCGAGGCCCTCAAGAAGGCCAAGCGCATGGAGGGCGACCCCGACATCTCCAAGCTCGGCACCTGCATGGTGAAGACCCACCTGAGCCTCTCGGACAACCCCGCCGTCAAAGGGGTGCCCGCCGGATGGAAGCTCTTCGTCCGCGACATCCTCACGTACAAGGGCGCAGGGTTCGTGGTCCCGGTGGCCGGCGACATAAAGCTCATGCCC is part of the Nitrospirota bacterium genome and encodes:
- a CDS encoding cyclic nucleotide-binding domain-containing protein; its protein translation is MTSAEDLKHQRLFEDIELSELQSLVPVIEEIELKEGDTLFTEGEDTRGIYLIRSGRVEISKVTADGWKQRLAVFAQGHFIGELSIMEKTVHEASAKALEGSELLLLPKEEFWKLEKENVALAFQIVKKIAIIMSKNLRHMNRRFIDALINY
- a CDS encoding formate--tetrahydrofolate ligase; translation: MPLDPTKHADWEVAEAAEKSMKTVYELGEQLGLEKEELLPHGHYVAKLDFAKILGRLKDKPDCKYVDVTAITPTPLGEGKSTTTMGLTQGLGKRGRNVVAAIRQPSGGPTMNIKGSAAGGGLSQCIPLTPFSLGLTGDINAIMNAHNLAMVALTSRMQHEFNYSDEQLAKRNLRRLNIDPRNVEMKWIIDFCAQTLRNIVIGRGTKMDGFMMDSGFAIAVSSEVMAILSVAKDLADMRARMGRIVVAYDKQGNPVTTEDLEVAGAMTAWMVEALNPNLMQTIEGQPVLVHAGPFANIAIGQSSIIADRIGLKLGEYHLTESGFGADIGFEKFWNLKCRFSGLKPHAAVLVATIRALKCHGGAPIPVPGRPMPEEYKAENVGWVEEGTKNLIHHINTIKKAGINPVVCINAFHTDTENEIKAVRRLAEQAGARVAVSTHWQHGGEGALELADAVVDACNEPNEFKLLYDLSTPLRTRIEMIAEQVYGADGVEYTPEALKKAKRMEGDPDISKLGTCMVKTHLSLSDNPAVKGVPAGWKLFVRDILTYKGAGFVVPVAGDIKLMPGTGSDPAYRRVDVDAKSGKVKGLF